One Ahaetulla prasina isolate Xishuangbanna chromosome 10, ASM2864084v1, whole genome shotgun sequence genomic region harbors:
- the LOC131204424 gene encoding C-X-C chemokine receptor type 3-2-like → MELNQTTSYEDEEYYEVGTVPMLNPNAEPCLPIEARTFARYFGPVLFSLVFVAGLVGNSSVLTILGGRHRSWRFADHYLFQLAVADLLLVLTIPFQAAQFVHGWTFGEFLCKLTEGLSTMNVYTSILLLTYLSIERYFVVVRGGPPAFFLKLSHIYLTSAFFWSIGIAFSIVDFRFQKVTYASETMTLVCQLDLEVQDADSWKLGLQVFFFLLGFWWPILAMFSCYIWICTKLRQAGFLCKHLPLRLLLMIWITFIACWAPFHSLMLVDLFQRQGHLKRHCGWEKVLDFGLVISKCLALTHCCLNPLVYALGGVKFEREFSRIFCRRGQTGRCLGNEEFTQGTDFSSVHGMDYSVMM, encoded by the exons ATGGAATTAAATCAAACCACCAGTTACGAGGATGAGGAATACTATGAG gttGGCACAGTGCCCATGCTCAACCCCAACGCAGAGCCCTGCCTGCCCATCGAAGCGAGAACCTTCGCTCGCTATTTCGGCCCCGTGCTTTTCTCCCTGGTGTTTGTGGCGGGTCTGGTGGGCAACAGCTCCGTGCTGACTATCTTGGGCGGACGTCACCGGTCCTGGCGCTTTGCCGACCACTACCTCTTCCAGTTGGCTGTGGCCGATCTTCTCCTGGTCTTAACCATCCCTTTCCAAGCTGCCCAGTTCGTCCACGGTTGGACCTTCGGAGAATTCCTCTGCAAGCTGACCGAAGGTCTCTCCACCATGAATGTCTACACCAGCATCCTTCTCCTGACCTACCTCAGCATCGAGCGCTACTTCGTGGTGGTCAGAGGTGGACCGCCAGCCTTCTTCTTGAAGCTTTCTCACATCTACCTAACTTCGGCCTTTTTCTGGAGCATCGGCATTGCCTTCTCCATAGTGGATTTCCGTTTCCAGAAGGTCACCTACGCCTCGGAAACCATGACTCTCGTCTGCCAGCTGGACTTGGAGGTCCAAGATGCCGACTCTTGGAAACTGGGGCTTcaagtcttcttcttcctcctgggTTTTTGGTGGCCTATCCTAGCAATGTTCTCCTGCTACATTTGGATTTGCACCAAGTTGCGTCAGGCCGGATTTCTGTGTAAGCATCTGCCGCTAAGGCTCCTGTTGATGATTTGGATCACCTTCATCGCCTGTTGGGCCCCTTTCCATTCCTTGATGCTGGTGGACCTCTTTCAACGTCAGGGTCATTTGAAGAGGCACTGTGGCTGGGAGAAGGTCTTGGATTTTGGGCTGGTGATCTCCAAGTGCTTAGCCCTGACTCACTGCTGCCTCAATCCCTTGGTCTACGCTTTGGGAGGGGTGAAGTTCGAAAGGGAATTTTCTAGAATCTTCTGTAGGAGAGGCCAAACCGGGCGCTGTTTGGGCAACGAGGAATTTACCCAAGGGACTGACTTCAGCTCCGTTCACGGCATGGATTATTCCGTCATGATGTGA